From Anopheles arabiensis isolate DONGOLA chromosome 3, AaraD3, whole genome shotgun sequence, a single genomic window includes:
- the LOC120900811 gene encoding probable chitinase 10, whose translation MNAVRGLLLLSIVSMCATQTPPVCDSTVTSFHPDTTNCNQYYTCYQGVATLQSCPDQKYFDASRSLCDVPENVPCTIGPCTGNTALKAVEIPNICTSYTLCVGETAYNRTCAEGTLFDSAYGDCVLASNSSCVENPCLTTDPATALPTTLYPVLSSCKKYIICNKLDPVVRTCAGAAVFSRTVSDCVDPASYVCPPGTSDV comes from the exons ATGA ACGCAGTACGTGGTTTGCTACTGTTGTCAATAGTTAGTATGTGTGCTACCCAAACACCTCCGGTTTGTGATAGCACAGTAACTTCGTTTCACCCCGATACAACTAATTGCAATCAATACTACACCTGCTATCAGGGGGTAGCTACACTGCAGTCTTGCCCAGATCAGAAATACTTCGATGCTTCCAGAAGCTTGTGTGATGTTCCAGAAAATGTGCCTTGCACTATCGGGCCTTGTACAGGAAACACCGCACTAAAGGCCGTGGAGATACCAAATATATGCACCAGTTATACATTGTGCGTCGGCGAAACAGCATATAACAGAACTTGTGCTGAGGGTACCCTGTTTGATTCAGCCTATGGAGATTGCGTGTTGGCAAGCAACAGTTCATGTGTTGAGAATCCTTGTCTTACGACTGATCCAGCAACAGCATTACCGACCACTTTGTATCCAGTGCTAAGTTCatgcaaaaaatatatcatttgcaATAAACTAGATCCTGTGGTGCGTACATGCGCCGGTGCAGCCGTCTTTAGCCGTACCGTATCGGATTGCGTTGATCCCGCCAGCTATGTTTGTCCGCCAGGAACTTCCGACGTATGA